Part of the Borrelia hispanica CRI genome is shown below.
TCATTTTTTTTACTCCATTATTAATTTTTGTAATATTATTTTTATTCATATTTGCCTCCTTCGTGGTTATACATAAATAAAAATATATAGCAAAAATTATAAATAACAAATATTTTTATTAAAAAAATATTTGTATAAGGTAAGAAAATATTAATTTACAAAATATGATATAAATTTTTAGATCTTTGTTAGAAACTTCTAAAAATTACTAACAAAGATCTAAAATCTTCATAGACGATCCACAAAGGATGCGTTTGAATAAACACATGCCATTAATAATAATAATAAAATACACCAATTTTAAAAGAATATCAACTATTACGAAATTCTTTTATAAACTCTTCTAGCCAATCCTTTTTACCTAAAAAAAGCCTATCCAATATAAACCCTGTAAGTTTTGAATTTTTTTTATAAAAATCATAACTTTCTTGATTCTTAAGTTGAAATCTTAATGGTTTTATTGGATTTTGTCTTGACTTCTTTATTATCCCATTTGTTTTAGTTTTAATATACCTTATAGAAGCTCTTATTCCATTAAGAGTAATAAAATCTTCTTCAAGTAATCCTGTTTCTATTGCCGTAGCTAATTTTATAT
Proteins encoded:
- a CDS encoding chromosome replication/partitioning protein is translated as MNNQKLDLKINKRISNNNVNYILDKNDENQRKEEFDHLVKQLKNNIKSEIYNIIDTMKVLKKINDKKLYIEGGFKSFKDFLSEFKLAKTQSYEYIKLATAIETGLLEEDFITLNGIRASIRYIKTKTNGIIKKSRQNPIKPLRFQLKNQESYDFYKKNSKLTGFILDRLFLGKKDWLEEFIKEFRNS